The following are encoded in a window of Megalops cyprinoides isolate fMegCyp1 chromosome 16, fMegCyp1.pri, whole genome shotgun sequence genomic DNA:
- the LOC118791575 gene encoding arylsulfatase I-like, whose protein sequence is MAVYALTGFSVVSLLSFGYLSWDWMKPNQVENEPILDLKDNGSPFTRRQPPHIIFILTDDQGFHDIGYHGSDIRTPALDKLAAEGVKLENYYIQPICTPSRSQLITGRYQIHTGLQHSIIRPRQPNCLPLDQVTLPQKLQEAGYATHMVGKWHLGFYKKECLPTRRGFDTYFGSLTGSVDYYTYDSCDGPGLCGYDLHEGETVAWGRGGKYSTHLYTQRVRKILATHDPRQPVFIFLSFQAVHTPLQSPKEYIYQYRDMGNVARRKYAAMVSVVDEAVRNITYALRKYGYYQNSVIVFSTDNGGQPFAGGSNWPLRGRKGTYWEGGIRGVGFVHSPLLRRRRKVSRALVHITDWYPTLVGLAGGNVSAGDGLDGYDVWPAISEGKESPRREILHNIDPLYNHAKHGSWQDGFRLWNTAVQASIRSGDWKLLTGDPGYGDWIPPQTLADFPGSWWNLERRTDIRKSLWLFNITGDPYERYDLSSQRPDVVKELLARLAYYNRTAIPVRYPAEDPRANPELNGGAWGPWAGDDEEDSWDSVYQKKSKLKKKKKCKICKLTSFFRKLNTGIMSNKI, encoded by the exons ATGGCGGTGTATGCCCTTACCGGATTCTCAGTGGTCAGCCTACTGAGTTTTGGCTACCTCTCCTGGGACTGGATGAAGCCCAACCAGGTGGAGAACGAACCCATCCTGGACCTAAAAGACAATGGCTCTCCGTTCACGCGCAGACAACCCcctcacatcattttcatactgaCAGATGACCAGGGCTTTCACGACATCGGCTACCACGGCTCCGACATCCGAACCCCGGCGCTGGACAAGCTGGCCGCTGAGGGCGTGAAGCTGGAGAATTACTACATCCAGCCCATCTGCACGCCCTCGCGCAGTCAGCTGATCACGGGCAG gTACCAGATCCACACtggccttcaacactccatcatCCGGCCCCGGCAGCCCAACTGCCTGCCCCTGGACCAGGTGACACTGCCTCAGAAGCTGCAGGAGGCGGGCTACGCCACCCACATGGTGGGCAAGTGGCACCTGGGCTTCTACAAGAAGGAGTGCCTGCCCACGCGGCGCGGGTTCGACACCTACTTTGGGTCTCTGACGGGCAGCGTGGACTACTACACCTACGACTCGTGTGACGGGCCCGGGCTGTGCGGGTACGACCTGCACGAGGGCGAGACGGTGGCCTGGGGCCGGGGGGGCAAGTActccacacacctgtacaccCAGAGGGTGCGCAAGATCCTGGCCACGCACGACCCCCGCCAGCCCGTCTTCATCTTCCTGTCCTTCCAGGCGGTGCACACACCCCTGCAGTCACCCAAGGAGTACATATATCAGTACCGGGACATGGGCAACGTGGCCCGCAGGAAGTACGCGGCCATGGTGTCGGTGGTGGACGAGGCGGTGCGCAACATCACCTATGCCCTGCGCAAGTATGGCTACTACCAGAACAGCGTCATCGTCTTCTCCACCGACAACGGGGGCCAGCCCTTCGCCGGGGGCAGCAACTGGCCACTGCGGGGGCGCAAGGGGACCTACTGGGAGGGGGGCATCCGCGGGGTGGGCTTCGTCCACAGCCCGCTGCTCCGGAGAAGGCGGAAGGTCAGCCGGGCCCTGGTGCACATCACGGACTGGTACCCGACTCTAGTGGGCCTGGCGGGGGGGAATGTCTCCGCTGGCGACGGGCTGGACGGGTATGACGTGTGGCCGGCAATCAGCGAGGGGAAGGAGTCGCCACGGCGGGAGATCCTGCACAACATCGACCCGCTCTACAACCACGCCAAGCACGGCTCCTGGCAGGACGGCTTCCGCCTCTGGAACACGGCCGTCCAGGCCTCCATCCGCTCCGGCGACTGGAAGCTGCTGACCGGCGACCCTGGGTACGGCGACTGGATCCCGCCGCAGACGCTGGCCGACTTCCCTGGCAGCTGGTGGAACCTGGAGCGCCGCACTGACATCCGCAAGTCGCTGTGGCTCTTCAACATCACCGGCGACCCCTACGAGCGCTACGACCTCTCCAGCCAGCGGCCGGACGTGGTAAAGGAGCTGCTGGCCCGCCTGGCCTACTACAACCGCACCGCCATCCCCGTGCGCTACCCGGCTGAGGACCCGCGGGCGAACCCCGAGCTGAACGGGGGGGCATGGGGGCCCTGGGCCGGGGATGACGAGGAGGACAGCTGGGACAGCGTCTACCAGAAGAAGAGCAAGctcaagaagaagaagaagtgcAAAATCTGCAAACTGACATCCTTCTTCAGGAAACTCAACACCGGGATTATGTCCAACAAAATATAA